In one window of Rhinopithecus roxellana isolate Shanxi Qingling chromosome 15, ASM756505v1, whole genome shotgun sequence DNA:
- the LOC104678161 gene encoding LOW QUALITY PROTEIN: olfactory receptor 51A4-like (The sequence of the model RefSeq protein was modified relative to this genomic sequence to represent the inferred CDS: inserted 2 bases in 1 codon), producing MSIINTSYVDITTFFLVGMPGLEYEHIWISIPICSMDLIAILGNFTILFTIKTEPSLHEPMYYFLSMLAMSDLGLSLSTLPAMLSIFLFNAPEISSNACFAQEFFIHGFSVLESSVLLIMSFDRYLAIHNPLRYTLILTTVRVAQIGIVFSFKSMFLVLPFPFALRSLRYCKKNQLSHSYCLHQDVMKLACSDNRIDVIYNFFGAHCLMVDFILIAXSYILILKTLLGIVSKKEHLKALNTCVSHICAVIIFYLPIINLAIVYRFACHVSPLINVLMANVLHLLVPPLMNPIVYCVKTKQFRVRVVAKLCQWKI from the exons ATGTCCATTATCAACACATCATATGTTGACATCACCACCTTCTTCTTGGTTGGGATGCCAGGGCTAGAATATGAACACATCTGGATCTCTATCCCCATCTGCAGCATGGATCTTATTGCTATTCTAGGAAATTTCACCATCCTTTTTACCATCAAGACAGAGCCCTCCTTGCATGAGCCCATGTACTATTTTCTTTCCATGTTGGCTATGTCTGACTTGGGTTTGTCTTTATCAACTCTGCCCGCTATGTTAAGCATCTTCCTGTTCAATGCTCCTGAAATTTCATCCAATGCCTGCTTTGCCCAGGAATTCTTCATTCATGGATTCTCAGTACTGGAGTCCTCAGTCCTCCTGATCATGTCATTTGATAGATACCTAGCCATCCACAACCCTCTGAGATACACCTTAATCCTGACAACGGTCAGAGTTGCCCAAATAGGAATAGTATTCTCCTTCAAGAGCATGTTCCtggttcttcctttccctttcgcTTTAAGAAGCTTGAGATATTGTAAGAAAAACCAATTATCCCACTCCTACTGTCTCCACCAGGATGTCATGAAGTTGGCCTGCTCTGACAACCGAATTGATGTCATCTACAACTTTTTTGGAGCACACTGCCTTATGGTGGATTTTATTCTCATTGC GTCTTACATCCTGATCCTCAAGACTCTACTGGGAATTGTATCCAAAAAGGAGCACCTTAAGGCTCTCAATACTTGTGTTTCACACATCTGTGCAGTGATCATCTTCTACCTGCCCATCATCAACCTGGCCATTGTCTACCGCTTTGCCTGCCATGTCTCTCCCCTCATTAATGTTCTTATGGCAAATGTTCTCCACTTACTTGTACCTCCACTAATGAACCCAATTGTTTATTGTGTAAAAACTAAACAGTTTAGAGTGAGAGTTGTAGCAAAATTGTGTCAGTGGAAGATTTAA